The Arachis hypogaea cultivar Tifrunner chromosome 16, arahy.Tifrunner.gnm2.J5K5, whole genome shotgun sequence genome contains a region encoding:
- the LOC112755319 gene encoding calcium-dependent protein kinase 29 isoform X1, which translates to MGQCFTKSQSNNRIPISYEPDSPPPPPQQRHLPNRSKQPGPAYRPAKSEAASSSSHQEGSMIGKALTDINELYRLERELGRGQFGVTYLCTEKATGRQYACKSIARRKVTRKNEMDDVKREIMILQHLTGQPNIVEFKGAYEDRQHVHLVMELCRGGELFDRIIARGSYSEREAASICRQIVNVVHVCHFMGVMHRDLKPENFLLVSRDQNAPLKATDFGLSVFIEEDKVYKEIVGSAYYVAPEVLKRNYGKEIDVWSAGVILYILLSGVPPFWGENEKQIFDAILEGKLDLESAPWPSISAAAKDLIRKMLAYEPKKRITASAALEHPWMKEGGEASDKPIDNAVLSRMKQFRAMNKMKKLALKVIAQNLSEEEIKGLKQMFNNMDTDRSGTITFEELKSGLSRLGSKLSETEIRQLMDAADVDKSGTIDYYEFITATMHRHKLEKEENLYKAFQYFDKDSSGYITRDELRHALTEYQMGDEATIDEVIDDVDTDKDGRINYEEFVAMMRKGTLDNEGVIGKERTR; encoded by the exons atgggGCAGTGCTTCACTAAATCCCAAAGTAATAACAGAATCCCAATCTCATATGAACCCGattcgccgccgccgccgccacaGCAGCGTCATCTTCCAAACAGAAGCAAACAACCGGGGCCTGCATACCGTCCAGCAAAATCAGAGGCGGCCTCGTCGTCATCCCATCAGGAGGGATCCATGATAGGGAAGGCTTTGACGGACATAAACGAATTGTACAGGCTGGAGAGGGAGCTGGGAAGGGGGCAGTTCGGCGTGACGTACCTGTGCACGGAGAAGGCGACGGGAAGACAATACGCGTGCAAGTCGATAGCGAGAAGAAAGGTGACGCGGAAGAACGAGATGGATGACGTGAAGAGGGAGATAATGATCCTTCAGCACCTGACGGGGCAGCCCAACATCGTGGAGTTCAAGGGAGCCTACGAGGACAGGCAGCACGTGCATTTGGTGATGGAGTTGTGCCGCGGCGGCGAACTCTTCGACAGGATCATAGCCAGGGGGAGTTACTCTGAGAGGGAGGCTGCTTCCATATGCAGGCAGATCGTCAATGTGGTTCATGTTTGCCACTTCATGGGTGTCATGCATAGGGATCTCAAGCCTGAGAATTTCTTGTTGGTTAGTAGGGATCAAAATGCTCCTTTGAAAGCCACTGATTTTGGTTTGTCTGTCTTCATTGAAGAAG ATAAAGTGTACAAAGAAATAGTTGGAAGTGCATACTATGTGGCTCCGGAGGTGCTGAAACGCAATTATGGAAAGGAGATAGATGTGTGGAGTGCTGGAGTCATTCTATACATTCTCTTAAGCGGGGTGCCCCCATTTTGGGGTG AAAATGAGAAGCAGATCTTTGATGCTATCTTGGAAGGGAAATTAGATCTAGAAAGCGCACCATGGCCTTCTATTTCAGCTGCTGCAAAAGATTTGATCAGGAAAATGTTAGCCTATGAACCTAAGAAACGCATCACAGCTTCTGCTGCCCTTG AACACCCTTGGATGAAGGAAGGGGGGGAAGCATCTGACAAGCCTATAGACAATGCGGTTTTAAGTAGGATGAAACAATTCAGAGCAATGAACAAGATGAAGAAACTTGCTTTAAAG GTGATAGCACAAAACCTTTCAGAGGAAGAAATCAAGGGCCTGAAACAAATGTTCAACAATATGGATACGGATCGCAGCGGCACAATCACTTTCGAAGAACTAAAATCTGGTTTGTCCAGATTGGGATCCAAGCTTTCTGAAACTGAAATAAGGCAGCTAATGGATGCT GCTGATGTTGATAAGAGTGGAACCATTGACTATTATGAATTCATTACTGCCACCATGCATCGGCATAAACTTGAGAAGGAAGAAAATTTGTATAAGGCTTTTCAATACTTCGACAAGGATAGCAGCGG TTACATAACAAGAGATGAGCTTAGACATGCTTTGACTGAATATCAAATGGGAGATGAAGCAACTATTGATGAAGTCATTGATGACGTTGACACTGACAAG GATGGGAGGATCAACTACGAGGAGTTCGTGGCTATGATGAGGAAGGGGACATTGGATAATGAAGGGGTTATCGGCAAAGAGAGAACACGATAA
- the LOC112755319 gene encoding calcium-dependent protein kinase 29 isoform X3 — MGLGLFRMFNCFSSKPREIPIILGSETPPRPKQRQQKEELGGGGQSKIGGILGRPYVDINTMYEMKKELGRGQSGVTYLCIERSTGREYACKTIARGKLVRKEEIEDVRREIMILQHLSGQPNIVEFRGAYEDRQNVHVVMELCSGGELFDRIIDKARGSYSEREAASICRQIVNVVHVCHFMGVMHRDLKPENFLLVSRDQNAPLKATDFGLSVFIEEDKVYKEIVGSAYYVAPEVLKRNYGKEIDVWSAGVILYILLSGVPPFWGENEKQIFDAILEGKLDLESAPWPSISAAAKDLIRKMLAYEPKKRITASAALEHPWMKEGGEASDKPIDNAVLSRMKQFRAMNKMKKLALKVIAQNLSEEEIKGLKQMFNNMDTDRSGTITFEELKSGLSRLGSKLSETEIRQLMDAADVDKSGTIDYYEFITATMHRHKLEKEENLYKAFQYFDKDSSGYITRDELRHALTEYQMGDEATIDEVIDDVDTDKDGRINYEEFVAMMRKGTLDNEGVIGKERTR; from the exons atgggACTGGGGCTGTTCAGGATGTTCAACTGCTTCAGTAGTAAGCCCCGTGAAATTCCGATTATTCTAGGGTCGGAGACGCCGCCGCGGCCAAAGCAGAGGCAGCAGAAAGAAGAGTTGGGGGGCGGGGGGCAGTCAAAGATAGGAGGAATCCTGGGGAGGCCATACGTGGACATAAATACGATGTACGAGATGAAGAAGGAGCTGGGAAGAGGGCAGTCAGGGGTGACATACCTGTGCATAGAGAGGTCGACGGGGAGGGAATACGCATGCAAGACGATTGCAAGAGGGAAGCTGGTGAGGAAGGAAGAGATAGAAGACGTGAGGAGGGAGATAATGATATTGCAGCACCTGTCAGGGCAGCCCAACATAGTGGAGTTTCGTGGGGCATACGAGGACAGGCAGAACGTGCACGTGGTGATGGAGCTTTGCAGCGGAGGGGAGCTGTTTGACAGGATCATAGACAAGG CCAGGGGGAGTTACTCTGAGAGGGAGGCTGCTTCCATATGCAGGCAGATCGTCAATGTGGTTCATGTTTGCCACTTCATGGGTGTCATGCATAGGGATCTCAAGCCTGAGAATTTCTTGTTGGTTAGTAGGGATCAAAATGCTCCTTTGAAAGCCACTGATTTTGGTTTGTCTGTCTTCATTGAAGAAG ATAAAGTGTACAAAGAAATAGTTGGAAGTGCATACTATGTGGCTCCGGAGGTGCTGAAACGCAATTATGGAAAGGAGATAGATGTGTGGAGTGCTGGAGTCATTCTATACATTCTCTTAAGCGGGGTGCCCCCATTTTGGGGTG AAAATGAGAAGCAGATCTTTGATGCTATCTTGGAAGGGAAATTAGATCTAGAAAGCGCACCATGGCCTTCTATTTCAGCTGCTGCAAAAGATTTGATCAGGAAAATGTTAGCCTATGAACCTAAGAAACGCATCACAGCTTCTGCTGCCCTTG AACACCCTTGGATGAAGGAAGGGGGGGAAGCATCTGACAAGCCTATAGACAATGCGGTTTTAAGTAGGATGAAACAATTCAGAGCAATGAACAAGATGAAGAAACTTGCTTTAAAG GTGATAGCACAAAACCTTTCAGAGGAAGAAATCAAGGGCCTGAAACAAATGTTCAACAATATGGATACGGATCGCAGCGGCACAATCACTTTCGAAGAACTAAAATCTGGTTTGTCCAGATTGGGATCCAAGCTTTCTGAAACTGAAATAAGGCAGCTAATGGATGCT GCTGATGTTGATAAGAGTGGAACCATTGACTATTATGAATTCATTACTGCCACCATGCATCGGCATAAACTTGAGAAGGAAGAAAATTTGTATAAGGCTTTTCAATACTTCGACAAGGATAGCAGCGG TTACATAACAAGAGATGAGCTTAGACATGCTTTGACTGAATATCAAATGGGAGATGAAGCAACTATTGATGAAGTCATTGATGACGTTGACACTGACAAG GATGGGAGGATCAACTACGAGGAGTTCGTGGCTATGATGAGGAAGGGGACATTGGATAATGAAGGGGTTATCGGCAAAGAGAGAACACGATAA
- the LOC112755319 gene encoding calcium-dependent protein kinase 29 isoform X2: MGLGLFRMFNCFSSKPREIPIILGSETPPRPKQRQQKEELGGGGQSKIGGILGRPYVDINTMYEMKKELGRGQSGVTYLCIERSTGREYACKTIARGKLVRKEEIEDVRREIMILQHLSGQPNIVEFRGAYEDRQNVHVVMELCSGGELFDRIIDKGTYSEREAARLMRQIVTVVHVCHFMGVIHRDLKPENFLLASKDPLAPLKATDFGVSVFIEQDKVYKEIVGSAYYVAPEVLKRNYGKEIDVWSAGVILYILLSGVPPFWGENEKQIFDAILEGKLDLESAPWPSISAAAKDLIRKMLAYEPKKRITASAALEHPWMKEGGEASDKPIDNAVLSRMKQFRAMNKMKKLALKVIAQNLSEEEIKGLKQMFNNMDTDRSGTITFEELKSGLSRLGSKLSETEIRQLMDAADVDKSGTIDYYEFITATMHRHKLEKEENLYKAFQYFDKDSSGYITRDELRHALTEYQMGDEATIDEVIDDVDTDKDGRINYEEFVAMMRKGTLDNEGVIGKERTR; the protein is encoded by the exons atgggACTGGGGCTGTTCAGGATGTTCAACTGCTTCAGTAGTAAGCCCCGTGAAATTCCGATTATTCTAGGGTCGGAGACGCCGCCGCGGCCAAAGCAGAGGCAGCAGAAAGAAGAGTTGGGGGGCGGGGGGCAGTCAAAGATAGGAGGAATCCTGGGGAGGCCATACGTGGACATAAATACGATGTACGAGATGAAGAAGGAGCTGGGAAGAGGGCAGTCAGGGGTGACATACCTGTGCATAGAGAGGTCGACGGGGAGGGAATACGCATGCAAGACGATTGCAAGAGGGAAGCTGGTGAGGAAGGAAGAGATAGAAGACGTGAGGAGGGAGATAATGATATTGCAGCACCTGTCAGGGCAGCCCAACATAGTGGAGTTTCGTGGGGCATACGAGGACAGGCAGAACGTGCACGTGGTGATGGAGCTTTGCAGCGGAGGGGAGCTGTTTGACAGGATCATAGACAAGGGTACCTACTCCGAGAGGGAGGCTGCCCGCTTGATGAGGCAGATTGTCACCGTCGTCCATGTTTGCCACTTCATGGGCGTCATCCACAGAGACCTTAAGCCTGAGAACTTCTTGCTTGCCTCTAAGGACCCCCTTGCTCCCCTTAAAGCTACTGATTTTGGCGTCTCCGTTTTCATTGAGCAAG ATAAAGTGTACAAAGAAATAGTTGGAAGTGCATACTATGTGGCTCCGGAGGTGCTGAAACGCAATTATGGAAAGGAGATAGATGTGTGGAGTGCTGGAGTCATTCTATACATTCTCTTAAGCGGGGTGCCCCCATTTTGGGGTG AAAATGAGAAGCAGATCTTTGATGCTATCTTGGAAGGGAAATTAGATCTAGAAAGCGCACCATGGCCTTCTATTTCAGCTGCTGCAAAAGATTTGATCAGGAAAATGTTAGCCTATGAACCTAAGAAACGCATCACAGCTTCTGCTGCCCTTG AACACCCTTGGATGAAGGAAGGGGGGGAAGCATCTGACAAGCCTATAGACAATGCGGTTTTAAGTAGGATGAAACAATTCAGAGCAATGAACAAGATGAAGAAACTTGCTTTAAAG GTGATAGCACAAAACCTTTCAGAGGAAGAAATCAAGGGCCTGAAACAAATGTTCAACAATATGGATACGGATCGCAGCGGCACAATCACTTTCGAAGAACTAAAATCTGGTTTGTCCAGATTGGGATCCAAGCTTTCTGAAACTGAAATAAGGCAGCTAATGGATGCT GCTGATGTTGATAAGAGTGGAACCATTGACTATTATGAATTCATTACTGCCACCATGCATCGGCATAAACTTGAGAAGGAAGAAAATTTGTATAAGGCTTTTCAATACTTCGACAAGGATAGCAGCGG TTACATAACAAGAGATGAGCTTAGACATGCTTTGACTGAATATCAAATGGGAGATGAAGCAACTATTGATGAAGTCATTGATGACGTTGACACTGACAAG GATGGGAGGATCAACTACGAGGAGTTCGTGGCTATGATGAGGAAGGGGACATTGGATAATGAAGGGGTTATCGGCAAAGAGAGAACACGATAA
- the LOC112755320 gene encoding glutamate-1-semialdehyde 2,1-aminomutase, chloroplastic isoform X1, translating into MAAGASSFYCIPQAGAKSSSRMRFSRACRMQQQVSLNNDNNTNNNLNLSLTKSQQAFTAALDLMPGGVNSPVRAFKSVGGQPIVIESAKGSRMRDIDGNQYIDYVGSWGPAIIGHAHPKVLAALADTMQKGTSFGAPCLLENTLAQMVIAAVPSIEMVRFVNSGTEACMGALRLARAFTGKPKIIKFEGCYHGHADSLLVKAGSGVATLGLPDSPGVPQAATSDTLTAPYNHISAVEKLFHLHKGDIAAVILEPVVGNSGFILPKPDFLAAIRKITKENDSLLIFDEVMTGFRLAYGGAQEYFGILPDLTTLGKIIGGGLPVGAYGGRRNIMEMVAPAGPVYQAGTLSGNPLAMAAGIETLKLIRQPGSYEYLDKITGELVNGILEAGKRAGHPMCGGHINGMFGFFFTEGPVNNFADANKSDTDKFARFYWGMLEEGVYFAPSKFEAGFSSLAHTLDDIQFTIAAAHKVLSNI; encoded by the exons ATGGCTGCTGGTGCTTCTAGTTTTTACTGTATTCCGCAGGCGGGTGCCAAGTCAAGCTCAAGGATGCGATTCTCGCGTGCTTGCAGAATGCAGCAGCAGGTGTCACTCAACAACGACAATAACACCAATAACAACTTGAACTTGTCTCTTACCAAATCCCAACAAGCTTTCACTGCTGCCCTG GATTTGATGCCAGGAGGTGTGAACTCTCCAGTACGTGCCTTCAAATCTGTTGGTGGGCAACCAATTGTGATTGAGTCGGCCAAGGGATCTCGCATGCGGGACATTGATGGCAATCAATACATTGATTATGTGGGTTCTTGGGGTCCTGCAATTATTGGTCATGCACACCCTAAG GTACTTGCAGCATTGGCTGACACAATGCAAAAAGGAACCAGCTTTGGTGCACCTTGTCTGCTTGAAAACACTTTAGCCCAAATGGTCATCGCTGCAGTTCCAAGCATAGAAATGGTTCGCTTCGTGAACTCGGGCACGGAAGCATGCATGGGGGCGCTTCGTCTCGCTCGCGCATTCACCGGGAAGCCCAAGATCATCAAGTTCGAGGGCTGCTACCATGGCCACGCCGATTCCTTGCTCGTCAAGGCAGGAAGTGGAGTGGCCACCTTAGGACTTCCAGACTCCCCTGGAGTTCCTCAGGCAGCCACTTCCGATACCCTTACTGCGCCCTACAACCACATATCAGCCGTAGAGAAACTCTTTCACCTTCACAAGGGAGATATTGCAGCAGTTATCCTAGAACCTGTTGTGGGAAACTCTGGTTTCATTCTTCCTAAACCCGATTTTCTTGCTGCCATTCGCAAGATCACCAAGGAAAACGATAGTCTCCTCATATTTGATGAAGTTATGACCGGATTCCGCTTGGCATACGGGGGAGCTCAAGAATATTTTGGCATACTTCCTGACTTGACAACTTTAGGAAAAATAATTGGCGGGGGCTTGCCGGTAGGTGCATACGGGGGGAGGAGGAATATAATGGAAATGGTGGCACCTGCTGGACCAGTGTACCAAGCTGGGACATTGAGTGGGAACCCTTTGGCTATGGCTGCAG GGATAGAAACTCTGAAGCTTATTAGGCAGCCGGGAAGTTATGAGTATTTGGACAAGATAACAGGCGAACTTGTTAATGGCATTCTTGAAGCTGGGAAGAGGGCAGGGCATCCCATGTGTGGTGGTCACATAAATGGCATGTTTGGTTTTTTCTTCACAGAAGGACCTGTGAACAATTTTGCAGATGCTAACAAGAGTGATACAGACAAGTTTGCTAGGTTCTACTGGGGTATGTTGGAGGAAGGTGTGTATTTTGCACCTTCTAAGTTTGAGGCTGGCTTCTCTAGCTTGGCACATACTCTTGATGACATCCAGTTCACAATAGCAGCTGCTCATAAGGTTTTGAGCAACATATga
- the LOC112755320 gene encoding glutamate-1-semialdehyde 2,1-aminomutase, chloroplastic isoform X2, with amino-acid sequence MRFSRACRMQQQVSLNNDNNTNNNLNLSLTKSQQAFTAALDLMPGGVNSPVRAFKSVGGQPIVIESAKGSRMRDIDGNQYIDYVGSWGPAIIGHAHPKVLAALADTMQKGTSFGAPCLLENTLAQMVIAAVPSIEMVRFVNSGTEACMGALRLARAFTGKPKIIKFEGCYHGHADSLLVKAGSGVATLGLPDSPGVPQAATSDTLTAPYNHISAVEKLFHLHKGDIAAVILEPVVGNSGFILPKPDFLAAIRKITKENDSLLIFDEVMTGFRLAYGGAQEYFGILPDLTTLGKIIGGGLPVGAYGGRRNIMEMVAPAGPVYQAGTLSGNPLAMAAGIETLKLIRQPGSYEYLDKITGELVNGILEAGKRAGHPMCGGHINGMFGFFFTEGPVNNFADANKSDTDKFARFYWGMLEEGVYFAPSKFEAGFSSLAHTLDDIQFTIAAAHKVLSNI; translated from the exons ATGCGATTCTCGCGTGCTTGCAGAATGCAGCAGCAGGTGTCACTCAACAACGACAATAACACCAATAACAACTTGAACTTGTCTCTTACCAAATCCCAACAAGCTTTCACTGCTGCCCTG GATTTGATGCCAGGAGGTGTGAACTCTCCAGTACGTGCCTTCAAATCTGTTGGTGGGCAACCAATTGTGATTGAGTCGGCCAAGGGATCTCGCATGCGGGACATTGATGGCAATCAATACATTGATTATGTGGGTTCTTGGGGTCCTGCAATTATTGGTCATGCACACCCTAAG GTACTTGCAGCATTGGCTGACACAATGCAAAAAGGAACCAGCTTTGGTGCACCTTGTCTGCTTGAAAACACTTTAGCCCAAATGGTCATCGCTGCAGTTCCAAGCATAGAAATGGTTCGCTTCGTGAACTCGGGCACGGAAGCATGCATGGGGGCGCTTCGTCTCGCTCGCGCATTCACCGGGAAGCCCAAGATCATCAAGTTCGAGGGCTGCTACCATGGCCACGCCGATTCCTTGCTCGTCAAGGCAGGAAGTGGAGTGGCCACCTTAGGACTTCCAGACTCCCCTGGAGTTCCTCAGGCAGCCACTTCCGATACCCTTACTGCGCCCTACAACCACATATCAGCCGTAGAGAAACTCTTTCACCTTCACAAGGGAGATATTGCAGCAGTTATCCTAGAACCTGTTGTGGGAAACTCTGGTTTCATTCTTCCTAAACCCGATTTTCTTGCTGCCATTCGCAAGATCACCAAGGAAAACGATAGTCTCCTCATATTTGATGAAGTTATGACCGGATTCCGCTTGGCATACGGGGGAGCTCAAGAATATTTTGGCATACTTCCTGACTTGACAACTTTAGGAAAAATAATTGGCGGGGGCTTGCCGGTAGGTGCATACGGGGGGAGGAGGAATATAATGGAAATGGTGGCACCTGCTGGACCAGTGTACCAAGCTGGGACATTGAGTGGGAACCCTTTGGCTATGGCTGCAG GGATAGAAACTCTGAAGCTTATTAGGCAGCCGGGAAGTTATGAGTATTTGGACAAGATAACAGGCGAACTTGTTAATGGCATTCTTGAAGCTGGGAAGAGGGCAGGGCATCCCATGTGTGGTGGTCACATAAATGGCATGTTTGGTTTTTTCTTCACAGAAGGACCTGTGAACAATTTTGCAGATGCTAACAAGAGTGATACAGACAAGTTTGCTAGGTTCTACTGGGGTATGTTGGAGGAAGGTGTGTATTTTGCACCTTCTAAGTTTGAGGCTGGCTTCTCTAGCTTGGCACATACTCTTGATGACATCCAGTTCACAATAGCAGCTGCTCATAAGGTTTTGAGCAACATATga
- the LOC140179795 gene encoding uncharacterized protein yields the protein MQETPFRLVYGADAMIPVEISIFSTRTKQTSTSENDNIRRAELDIVDEDRNKAEIRQKAMPIIKKKYNKRVQPRSFTEQDLILRRTEDARIPHAHGKLAATWEGPYRVIQVLGKGVYKLQTLQGVDISCIWNVSSLKTYFT from the coding sequence ATGCAAGAAACCCCATTCAGGTTGGTCTATGGAGCAGACGCAATGATTCCAGTGGAGATTTCAATATTCTCAACACGAACCAAACAAACATCAACGAGTGAAAATGACAACATCAGAAGAGCAGAGCTTGATATAGTAGACGAAGACAGAAATAAGGCTGAAATAAGACAAAAAGCAATGCCGATAATAAAAAAGAAGTACAACAAAAGGGTACAACCAAGGTCCTTTACCGAACAAGACCTCATCCTCAGACGAACAGAAGATGCAAGAATACCTCACGCCCATGGCAAGCTAGCAGCAACATGGGAAGGGCCTTACCGAGTTATACAAGTACTCGGTAAAGGCGTATACAAACTTCAGACACTACAAGGTGTAGACATCTCCTGTATTTGGAATGTTTCATCTTTGAAAACTTACTTTACTTAA